The nucleotide window ATGTTTTTCAGACAAAATGATTGTCTGGTTTTTATCGCCTGTTTGTCTGATTTTTGTCGGGCTTTTTATTGCTTATCACAGGTTTAGGTAAGAAATTTGGTGCAATGATCTGGCTTATGGAAAAATCAAGGCGTTCGACAGGCATAAAACTGGCCGCAACTATAACAAATGCGTTTTTGTTGATTTATTTTACATTTCAGTTGCTCAATCAACCTTTTGTACATGGCAATGAGGTCCCTTTGATTCAGGGAGTTACTTATTTTAAAAACATAGTACTCAATCTGGAAGATAAGCCCCATCATAAAGACCTGATGTTTATAGATGTGGCCTATGACAAACAAATGATTGAGAAACTGGACACCAATGGGTTTCCTATAGGTAAGCAAGCCATTACTGATCGTAAAAAGCTGGCAAAATTTTTCAAAGTACTCAATCGAAAACCTTCGAATCAGAAGTTTGTGATTTGTGATATTTTCTTTGCCGACCCTGCCACAGTAGACGAGTGTGCAGGAGACACTGCATCAGCTGATGTAGCCCTTAGGGCTGAGCTGGCAAAAATGAAAAATATTGTACTATCTTATCATTTTAAAGAAGATAAAGACAGCCTTGATCTGCCCATTTTTAGAGCACCTCCACGGGGCATTGCCGACTATGCCACTACCAACAATACTTTCCTGAAGTTTAACTTGTTGTACCGCGACTCCATCAAGTCGTCGCCTTTGGTGATGTATGAAACCTTGCACAAGCAGTCGCTCAAAAAAGGTAAATGGTTTTACTGGCTCAGCGGCAAGCGCATACTTAAGTCGTTTATTGTCGATTTTAAGGTGCGTAACTATGATTTATTTGTGTCGAAAAACCGCTATAAAGTAGACAACCTTGATGCTTTACTTACCCTGGATGATGAAGACATTCTGGCACATGTCAAAGACCGGATCATTGTGGTAGGTGATTTTCAGAGCGACAAACACGAAACCATTTATGGCGAAACGGTAGGGCCACTTATTTTACTCAATACCTACCTTGGCTTGCTCAATGGCGACAATGTAGTCACCCCGATGTTTTTAATTTTCTTGTTTGGGTGTTTTTTTTGCCTGTCAATGATGATTTTTTACCCTGCCAATTATCTGGAGCGCTGGCTTAAAAACACCTTCGAAAACACCCAATTTAAATCGGCGATTACTTTGCTTAGCTATATGTCGTTGCTCATTGTTACCTCAGCACTTTCTTTCTTTTTGTTCAACATTCACCTCAGTATTTTGTTGCTTACTATTTATTTGTATGTGCTCAAAAACATTGTACGCTTTATTTACCGCAGGTTAGGTTGGATAGAAAAAAACGGATCAGAAAACGAACAAAAGGCTACCTTGGCTTAGCCAAAAAAAGGAGCAACCATAGTCCTTGTAATGTTTGTTTGTAAAAAAGTGTAGCCCCATTTGAAAACAATGTGCTTGCAATGGAGTTGTTTTGTTGATACTTGTATAAGCCAAGTAAAATATTTGTCAATGATTTTGGCAAGCCCAATGATTAACACAATATGCATTACAGCAAGCTGCCCCGATGAATCAGGATTTAGAAACAGATTCGGTTCATAGATAGCTAATAAATTCGTAGTATATTTATTTTCAGTGGGTTAGGAATTTGTTTGTTGCCTATGAAGGGGTACCAAGAACCTCGTTAGGGCTACTAACTACCACAATTTACTCATGAAAACATTCTTAAAAAAACTCATCCCCAGCCACGTAAAAGAACAAAACCTGAAGTTTTTCCGCATTACTCAGTGGGCATACACGGTAGGTATTTTGGCGCATTCGTCAGCCATTGTGTACTTTGGTACCCAGGGCTACCCAGAAATGATGTGGTTCAATGTATTGGTGAGTGTGCCTTGCTTTGTTACCGCCTGGGTGATCAACCGAAGGGGGTATCATAATCTTGCTTTTGCTTTTGGTTTTTTTGAGTTGTTTGTACACCAAATGCTGGGAGCTTACTTTTTGGGCGCAGCAGCAGGTTGGTATTTTTGGCTTATTTACCTGGCGGCATTGAGTTTTTTTAATCCTCATTGGGGCAACAGTGTCCATTTTCTGCTATTGGCTTGTATAATTGCAGGTTTTTTGGTGATGCTGTTCTTTTTTGCTCAGGGGGTATACCCAGTCAAACCGTGGCTTACCCGTGCTACGTTTATCAATAATGCCCTTTCTTGTTTGGTACTATTGTCTCTACTAATCAATTACTATTCGCGTGCTGCCCACAAGGCCGAGGCAGGTTTGCGCGATGCAGTAGAACAACTTTATGAAAAAAACGAAGAGATAGAGACCCAGCAAGAGCGCATTGTGCAAAGCATTCACTATGCTAAAGTTATTCAGAATGCAGTGCTGCCTACCGATCAGGTGTTGACCGTTAACTTTCCCGCCCATTTTATTTTGTTTCAGCCTACTGGCATTGTCAGTGGCGATTTTTATTGGTTTTCAGACTTGGGCAAACAGGTAGTAGTGGTGTGTGCCGACTGTACCGGGCACGGGGTACCAGGAGGATTTATGAGTATGTTAGGCATATCTTATTTGAGCGAATTGGTCAACCATCAACGGGTAATCGCCCCTGCTCAAATATTGGAAGGCTTACGCCAAAAAATGAAGGATGTCTTGAAAAACGATCACCAGGAAAACCAACCCAAAGATGGGATGGATGTGTCGGTATGCACTTTTGACAAAACCTTGCAAATGGTACAGTTTGCCGGAGCCAATAATGGCATTTTTGTGGTAAACAACGGGCAGTTGGTTGAGCACAAGCCTACCAAAAATCCCATTGGTATGTATCCCAAAGAAATTCCCTTTGTGCAGTCAGACATTGGGCTTGAACC belongs to Microscilla marina ATCC 23134 and includes:
- a CDS encoding CHASE2 domain-containing protein yields the protein MEKSRRSTGIKLAATITNAFLLIYFTFQLLNQPFVHGNEVPLIQGVTYFKNIVLNLEDKPHHKDLMFIDVAYDKQMIEKLDTNGFPIGKQAITDRKKLAKFFKVLNRKPSNQKFVICDIFFADPATVDECAGDTASADVALRAELAKMKNIVLSYHFKEDKDSLDLPIFRAPPRGIADYATTNNTFLKFNLLYRDSIKSSPLVMYETLHKQSLKKGKWFYWLSGKRILKSFIVDFKVRNYDLFVSKNRYKVDNLDALLTLDDEDILAHVKDRIIVVGDFQSDKHETIYGETVGPLILLNTYLGLLNGDNVVTPMFLIFLFGCFFCLSMMIFYPANYLERWLKNTFENTQFKSAITLLSYMSLLIVTSALSFFLFNIHLSILLLTIYLYVLKNIVRFIYRRLGWIEKNGSENEQKATLA
- a CDS encoding PP2C family protein-serine/threonine phosphatase, whose product is MKTFLKKLIPSHVKEQNLKFFRITQWAYTVGILAHSSAIVYFGTQGYPEMMWFNVLVSVPCFVTAWVINRRGYHNLAFAFGFFELFVHQMLGAYFLGAAAGWYFWLIYLAALSFFNPHWGNSVHFLLLACIIAGFLVMLFFFAQGVYPVKPWLTRATFINNALSCLVLLSLLINYYSRAAHKAEAGLRDAVEQLYEKNEEIETQQERIVQSIHYAKVIQNAVLPTDQVLTVNFPAHFILFQPTGIVSGDFYWFSDLGKQVVVVCADCTGHGVPGGFMSMLGISYLSELVNHQRVIAPAQILEGLRQKMKDVLKNDHQENQPKDGMDVSVCTFDKTLQMVQFAGANNGIFVVNNGQLVEHKPTKNPIGMYPKEIPFVQSDIGLEPNTRIYMYTDGYIDQFGGPQGKKFLKKRLKDALLKVQHLPMLAQKQALHQVFENWRGDSFQVDDCTLIGLNVS